The proteins below come from a single Saccharopolyspora sp. SCSIO 74807 genomic window:
- a CDS encoding NADH:flavin oxidoreductase, which yields MSEPQSAPDPLQPARLGPVTLRNRVLKAATFEGRTPKSLVSDDLIEFHRQVAAGGAGMTTVAYCAVSPDGRSAKHQLYWRPEALPGLRRLTDAVHDEGAAVSAQLGHAGPVAPALELGSPALSASRRLHAASMSLTKAASAADIDRIARQHAEAAEQAIECGFDAVELHFGHNYFISSFLSPNLNRRKDSYGGELRNRARPALQTARAVRDAVGDRIAVLAKLNMDDGAPGGFWVDEAAQVARWLEADGSVDAIELTAGSSLRNPMYLFRGDAPLQEFAGAMKQPVKLGVQLVGKALIRSYPYEDAFLLEQARQIRAAVRLPLVLLGGITSKETMDLAMSEGFQFVAMARALLREPDLINRIQAGERDKSLCIHCNKCMPTIYRRTRCVLVPEG from the coding sequence GTGAGCGAGCCGCAGTCCGCACCCGACCCGCTGCAACCCGCCCGGCTCGGCCCGGTGACGCTGCGGAACCGGGTGCTCAAGGCAGCCACTTTCGAAGGCAGGACGCCGAAATCGCTGGTGTCCGACGACCTGATCGAGTTCCACCGCCAGGTCGCGGCCGGGGGCGCCGGGATGACCACGGTCGCCTACTGCGCGGTGTCGCCGGACGGGCGCTCGGCCAAGCACCAGCTGTACTGGCGTCCCGAGGCGCTGCCGGGGCTGCGCCGCCTCACCGACGCGGTGCACGACGAAGGGGCCGCGGTGTCGGCCCAGCTCGGGCACGCCGGTCCGGTCGCACCGGCGTTGGAGCTCGGATCTCCGGCGCTGTCGGCGTCCCGCCGGCTGCACGCCGCGAGCATGAGCCTGACCAAGGCCGCCTCCGCCGCCGACATCGACCGGATCGCCAGGCAGCACGCCGAGGCGGCCGAGCAGGCGATCGAGTGCGGCTTCGACGCGGTGGAACTGCATTTCGGGCACAACTACTTCATCAGCTCGTTCCTGAGCCCGAACCTCAACCGCCGCAAGGATTCCTACGGCGGCGAACTGCGCAACCGGGCCCGTCCGGCGTTGCAGACCGCCCGCGCGGTGCGGGACGCGGTCGGGGACCGGATCGCGGTGCTGGCGAAGCTGAACATGGACGACGGGGCGCCCGGCGGGTTCTGGGTCGATGAGGCCGCGCAGGTCGCGCGCTGGCTGGAAGCCGACGGCAGCGTCGACGCGATCGAGCTCACCGCGGGCAGTTCGTTGCGCAACCCGATGTACCTGTTCCGCGGCGACGCGCCGCTGCAGGAGTTCGCCGGTGCGATGAAGCAGCCCGTCAAGCTCGGCGTGCAACTGGTCGGCAAGGCCCTCATCCGCAGCTACCCGTACGAAGATGCGTTCTTGCTGGAACAGGCCCGCCAGATCCGCGCTGCCGTCCGGCTGCCGCTGGTGCTGCTCGGCGGCATCACCAGTAAGGAAACCATGGACCTGGCGATGTCCGAGGGCTTCCAGTTCGTGGCGATGGCCCGCGCGCTGCTGCGCGAGCCGGACCTGATCAACCGAATTCAGGCGGGCGAACGCGACAAGTCGTTGTGCATCCACTGCAACAAATGCATGCCGACGATCTACCGGCGGACCCGCTGCGTGCTCGTGCCCGAGGGGTGA
- a CDS encoding SDR family NAD(P)-dependent oxidoreductase, whose product MDRSTYGPWAVIAGGSEGVGESFARRLADAGINSVLIARKPEPLRATAEAVRAAGAEARTLELDLLDPAALDEIRAATDDLEVGLLIFNAGANTYGHEFVTGDPDRTREVIDLNITAQLALARHFGEAMKNRRRGGILLVGSMAGFMGQAEISVYSAVKAFGRVFAEGLWLELREFDVHVLELVLGVTRTPAMQRAGLRLDLPGLDVAEPDDVAREGLEHLADGPVRIAGGNEQAARKRNEFPRADRILAAHEATRRLIGG is encoded by the coding sequence ATGGACCGCTCGACCTACGGCCCGTGGGCCGTCATCGCCGGAGGTTCGGAAGGCGTCGGCGAATCGTTCGCGCGGCGACTGGCCGATGCCGGCATCAACAGCGTGCTCATCGCCCGCAAACCGGAACCGCTGCGAGCCACGGCCGAAGCGGTGCGCGCCGCCGGAGCCGAGGCCCGCACGCTCGAACTCGACCTGCTCGACCCGGCCGCGCTGGACGAGATCCGCGCCGCGACCGATGACCTCGAAGTCGGCCTGCTGATCTTCAACGCGGGCGCGAACACCTACGGGCACGAGTTCGTCACCGGCGATCCGGACCGCACGCGCGAGGTCATCGACCTGAACATCACCGCGCAGCTCGCGCTGGCGCGGCACTTCGGCGAGGCGATGAAGAACCGGCGGCGCGGCGGAATCCTGCTGGTCGGGTCGATGGCCGGGTTCATGGGCCAGGCCGAGATCAGCGTCTACTCCGCGGTGAAGGCGTTCGGCCGGGTCTTCGCCGAAGGACTCTGGCTGGAGCTGCGCGAGTTCGACGTGCACGTGCTGGAGCTGGTGCTCGGCGTCACGAGGACACCGGCGATGCAGCGCGCCGGGTTGCGCTTGGACCTGCCCGGACTCGACGTCGCCGAACCCGATGACGTGGCGCGGGAGGGTCTCGAGCACCTCGCGGACGGTCCGGTGCGGATCGCGGGTGGCAACGAGCAGGCGGCGCGCAAACGCAACGAATTCCCCCGCGCGGACCGGATCCTCGCCGCGCACGAGGCGACCCGGCGCCTGATCGGCGGCTGA
- a CDS encoding VOC family protein, with protein sequence MRIDLTALVVDDYDRAIEFFVDALGFELIEDKPSLTNDGRPKRWVVVRPPGAETGVLLARADGHEQAAAVGHQFAGRVGLFLRVDDFDAAHDRMTAAGVEFVTAPRAESYGRVAVFLDIAGNRWDLLGPA encoded by the coding sequence ATGCGCATCGACCTGACCGCGCTGGTCGTCGACGACTACGACCGCGCCATCGAGTTCTTCGTCGACGCCCTCGGGTTCGAGCTCATCGAGGACAAGCCGTCGCTGACCAACGACGGTCGCCCGAAGCGGTGGGTCGTCGTCCGGCCGCCGGGAGCGGAAACCGGCGTCCTGCTCGCTCGCGCCGACGGCCACGAGCAGGCCGCCGCCGTCGGGCACCAATTCGCGGGCCGAGTCGGCCTGTTCCTGCGCGTGGACGACTTCGACGCCGCTCACGACCGGATGACCGCGGCAGGCGTCGAGTTCGTCACCGCCCCGCGCGCCGAATCCTACGGCCGCGTCGCCGTCTTTCTGGACATCGCGGGCAACCGGTGGGACCTGCTCGGTCCGGCCTGA
- a CDS encoding SDR family oxidoreductase — MGDLDGKVAIVTGAGQGVGQGIALALAGAGASVAVLGRTESKLARTCELVRERGANAAPFGCDVTDLDAIPGLVADVVSAMGGVDILVNNAYSGHFGPLLSMKDNDFQRGFRSGPFATFAFMKACHPHLAERGGNIINLVTSAMVRWDPSNYGAYAAAKQAIRSLTRTAAAEWGPDGIRVNCIAPHALSPSLEAWAEARPAEAAEFRKTIPLRYVGDCEQDIGEAVAMLVGPQARYLTGATIPLDGGQADF, encoded by the coding sequence ATGGGAGATCTCGACGGCAAGGTCGCGATCGTGACCGGCGCGGGCCAGGGCGTGGGCCAGGGGATCGCGTTGGCGCTGGCCGGCGCCGGTGCGTCCGTGGCCGTGCTGGGCCGCACGGAATCGAAGCTGGCGCGGACCTGCGAACTGGTGCGCGAACGCGGTGCGAACGCGGCGCCGTTCGGCTGCGACGTCACCGATCTGGACGCGATCCCGGGGCTCGTCGCGGACGTCGTTTCGGCCATGGGCGGCGTGGACATCCTGGTGAACAACGCTTACTCCGGCCACTTCGGACCGCTGCTGTCCATGAAGGACAACGACTTCCAGCGAGGATTCCGAAGTGGACCGTTCGCCACCTTCGCGTTCATGAAGGCGTGCCATCCGCACCTGGCCGAACGCGGCGGGAACATCATCAACCTGGTGACCTCCGCGATGGTGCGCTGGGATCCGTCGAACTACGGCGCCTACGCGGCGGCCAAGCAGGCGATCCGCTCGCTGACCCGCACCGCCGCCGCGGAGTGGGGACCGGACGGGATCCGGGTCAACTGCATCGCCCCGCACGCGCTGTCGCCGAGTCTGGAGGCGTGGGCCGAGGCGAGACCGGCCGAGGCGGCGGAATTCCGCAAGACGATCCCGCTGCGGTACGTCGGCGACTGCGAACAGGACATCGGCGAGGCAGTGGCGATGCTCGTCGGCCCGCAAGCTCGGTACCTGACCGGAGCCACCATCCCCCTCGACGGCGGCCAGGCGGATTTCTGA
- a CDS encoding AMP-binding protein yields the protein MERTIADQLLARQGDRKAGLRTRERTWSWDEVVQESAARAAIAREFRADGPFHIGVLLENVPEHIFWLGGAALAGATIAGINPTHRGADLEAQVRHVDCQLIITDRTGWDRLAGLDIGVPPERFLLVDEPGYGELVTAHAEPPHAHDGVDESALFLLLFTSGTTGTSKAARCTQGRLTRLGYATGEKYGVTADDVCYCCMPLFHGNALMALWAPALAAGCTVCLTPKFSASRFIDDVRYFGITYFTYVGKSIAYLLATPERDDDGDNTLTHAFGTEASPEDQAEFARRFDCVLQEGYGSSEGSGHVRNDPDAPPDSLGKPSSEAVAVVDPDTLGTCPPARLDEYGRLRNPGEAIGEIVDKAAAARFEGYYKNETADAQRVRNGWYWTGDLGYLDERGFLYFAGRQGDWIRVDGENFSALLVERVLRRHPDVVLAAAFAVPDPRTGDRAMAAVELRGGAEFDPVEFAGFLSAQPDLGIKAVPRFLRVSTGLPTTGSDKLRKNVLRERAWRCADRVYWWTGRGGPDYSLMSDEDKSALEAEFAAHGRQRVLPADS from the coding sequence ATGGAACGGACGATCGCCGACCAGCTGTTGGCGCGGCAGGGCGACCGCAAGGCGGGGCTGCGCACCAGAGAGCGCACCTGGAGCTGGGACGAGGTCGTACAGGAGAGCGCGGCCCGGGCGGCCATCGCCCGCGAGTTCCGCGCCGACGGCCCGTTCCACATCGGCGTGCTGCTGGAGAACGTGCCGGAGCACATCTTCTGGCTCGGCGGTGCCGCACTGGCCGGAGCGACCATCGCCGGGATCAACCCGACGCACCGAGGTGCGGACCTGGAAGCTCAGGTCCGGCATGTCGACTGCCAGCTGATCATCACCGACCGGACCGGTTGGGACCGGCTGGCCGGGCTCGACATCGGCGTCCCGCCGGAGCGGTTCCTGCTGGTCGACGAGCCCGGGTACGGCGAACTCGTCACCGCGCACGCCGAACCGCCGCATGCCCACGACGGCGTCGACGAGTCCGCGCTGTTCCTGCTGCTGTTCACCTCCGGCACCACCGGGACCTCGAAAGCCGCGCGGTGCACGCAAGGACGGCTCACCCGCCTCGGCTACGCCACCGGCGAGAAGTACGGCGTCACGGCCGACGACGTCTGCTACTGCTGCATGCCGCTGTTCCACGGCAACGCGCTGATGGCGCTGTGGGCTCCGGCGCTGGCGGCGGGTTGCACCGTGTGCTTGACGCCGAAGTTCTCCGCTTCCCGGTTCATCGACGACGTCCGGTACTTCGGCATCACGTACTTCACCTACGTCGGAAAGTCCATCGCCTACCTGCTCGCGACACCCGAACGCGACGACGACGGCGACAACACGCTCACCCACGCCTTCGGCACCGAAGCGTCCCCGGAGGACCAGGCCGAGTTCGCCCGCCGCTTCGACTGCGTGCTCCAGGAGGGCTACGGCTCCAGCGAGGGCTCCGGGCACGTCCGCAACGATCCGGACGCGCCGCCGGATTCCCTGGGCAAGCCGTCCAGCGAAGCGGTGGCCGTGGTCGATCCGGACACGTTGGGCACCTGCCCGCCCGCCCGGCTGGACGAGTACGGGCGGCTGCGCAACCCGGGCGAGGCGATCGGGGAGATCGTCGACAAGGCGGCCGCCGCCCGGTTCGAGGGCTACTACAAGAACGAAACGGCCGATGCGCAGCGGGTCCGCAACGGCTGGTACTGGACCGGTGATCTCGGCTACCTCGACGAGCGCGGTTTCCTGTACTTCGCGGGCAGGCAGGGCGACTGGATCCGGGTCGACGGCGAGAACTTCTCCGCGCTGCTGGTGGAACGGGTGCTGCGGCGGCACCCGGACGTGGTGCTGGCCGCGGCGTTCGCGGTTCCCGATCCGCGCACCGGCGACCGGGCCATGGCGGCCGTCGAACTGCGCGGCGGTGCCGAGTTCGACCCGGTGGAATTCGCCGGTTTCCTCAGCGCGCAACCGGATTTGGGAATCAAGGCGGTGCCGCGGTTCCTCCGCGTCTCGACCGGACTCCCGACCACGGGATCGGACAAGCTGCGCAAGAACGTGCTGCGCGAGCGGGCCTGGCGGTGCGCGGACCGGGTGTACTGGTGGACCGGCCGGGGCGGCCCGGACTACAGCTTGATGAGCGACGAGGACAAGTCCGCGCTCGAAGCCGAGTTCGCCGCGCACGGGCGGCAGCGCGTGCTCCCCGCGGATTCCTGA
- a CDS encoding MFS transporter — protein MSTAEHRHRRNIALLWAGQFTNTAGLMMLVPIMPFYIEGMGVTGTAQVQTWAGVAIAAPALALTAATPLWGRLGDRIGRHWMVVRALAGLALSMVVMALAANPVVLVAGRLLQGSLGGVVEAAQAFAGSAAPGGKRGAALGKSFSATAAGSLIGPLAGGFLVGAGGLSGLMLAVGAIAGLLAVACAAGLREPRSAEPAVRGTGHASRGGFRRLPGALPLAVAAVAAYFGVYGLIPVFAEHVQRSYPADGAGMWVGVFQSLTWGATLLGSFWWGRHNDLAQRPVRALTIASGVCAVSIAAQALPLGAVGLALLRLVQGAAFAGLAQSLFFHVSRHAPADRRSGLIGTANSFLLAGQSAGPLLAGPMAAVFPPALSIVLMGSAGALAFACCLPVARAERARGTDAASTLPVKRRMSGELDLPAERTIPIAVGGNSGGSRLER, from the coding sequence GTGAGCACCGCCGAGCACCGCCATCGGCGCAACATCGCGCTGCTGTGGGCAGGGCAGTTCACCAACACCGCCGGTTTGATGATGCTGGTGCCGATCATGCCGTTCTACATCGAGGGAATGGGCGTGACCGGCACGGCGCAGGTGCAGACCTGGGCCGGAGTCGCCATCGCGGCCCCGGCGCTGGCGCTGACCGCGGCCACCCCGCTGTGGGGCAGGCTCGGCGACCGGATCGGGCGGCACTGGATGGTGGTTCGCGCCCTGGCGGGCCTGGCGCTGTCGATGGTGGTCATGGCCCTGGCCGCGAACCCGGTGGTGCTCGTCGCCGGGCGACTGCTGCAAGGGAGCCTGGGTGGCGTCGTGGAAGCGGCCCAGGCGTTCGCAGGCTCGGCCGCGCCGGGCGGCAAGCGGGGAGCCGCGCTGGGGAAGTCGTTCAGCGCTACCGCCGCGGGATCGCTGATCGGTCCGCTGGCCGGGGGTTTCCTCGTCGGCGCCGGCGGGCTCAGCGGGCTCATGCTCGCGGTCGGGGCCATTGCGGGATTGCTCGCGGTGGCGTGCGCCGCGGGCCTGCGCGAACCGCGCTCGGCCGAACCCGCCGTTCGCGGCACCGGGCACGCGTCGCGCGGCGGGTTCCGTCGGCTACCCGGTGCTCTGCCGCTCGCGGTGGCGGCGGTGGCGGCCTACTTCGGCGTGTACGGCTTGATCCCGGTTTTCGCCGAGCACGTCCAGCGGAGCTATCCGGCGGACGGCGCCGGGATGTGGGTCGGCGTGTTCCAGTCGTTGACCTGGGGCGCGACGCTGCTCGGGTCGTTCTGGTGGGGCCGCCACAACGACCTGGCGCAGCGGCCGGTGCGCGCGCTGACCATCGCCTCCGGTGTCTGCGCGGTGAGCATCGCGGCGCAGGCGCTTCCGCTCGGCGCGGTGGGACTGGCCCTGCTGCGGCTCGTGCAGGGAGCCGCGTTCGCCGGGTTGGCCCAGTCGTTGTTCTTCCACGTCAGCAGGCACGCGCCCGCGGATCGCCGCAGCGGTCTGATCGGCACGGCCAACAGCTTCCTGCTCGCCGGGCAGTCCGCAGGGCCGCTGCTGGCCGGTCCCATGGCGGCGGTCTTCCCGCCGGCGCTGTCGATCGTCCTGATGGGCTCGGCAGGTGCGCTCGCCTTCGCCTGCTGTCTGCCGGTGGCCCGGGCGGAGCGCGCTCGCGGCACCGATGCTGCTTCGACGTTGCCGGTGAAGCGGCGGATGAGCGGCGAGCTGGACCTCCCGGCCGAGCGGACGATCCCGATCGCCGTGGGCGGGAACTCCGGCGGTTCGCGGCTCGAACGGTGA
- a CDS encoding pyridoxamine 5'-phosphate oxidase family protein, producing MAVGENDLERMDQARLDMAARRELFEAARECTFLFLDAEGWPGGVTMSHLFHDEVFWLTAVSGRAHVVGAESDPRVGLVISSLGTDLPGRRMVRVRGRAAVHRDRETLDAVLPLFSARLQPAAPDRMHRLLNSANRVLIRVEPLSYPQTHDSRKISGDGRGGSAG from the coding sequence ATGGCTGTGGGCGAGAACGACCTCGAGCGGATGGATCAGGCCCGGCTGGACATGGCCGCGCGCCGGGAATTGTTCGAGGCAGCGCGGGAATGCACCTTCCTGTTCCTGGACGCGGAGGGCTGGCCGGGCGGCGTGACGATGAGCCACCTCTTCCACGACGAGGTCTTCTGGCTCACCGCGGTGTCCGGCCGCGCGCACGTCGTGGGCGCCGAGTCCGACCCGCGGGTGGGCCTGGTGATCAGCAGTCTCGGCACGGATCTGCCCGGCCGCCGGATGGTCCGCGTGCGGGGACGCGCCGCGGTGCACCGCGACCGCGAGACGCTCGACGCGGTGCTCCCCCTGTTCAGCGCCCGCCTCCAACCGGCCGCGCCGGATCGGATGCATCGGCTGCTCAACAGCGCGAACCGGGTGCTGATCAGAGTCGAACCGCTCTCCTATCCGCAGACCCACGACTCCCGCAAGATCAGCGGAGACGGGCGCGGCGGATCCGCGGGCTAG
- the ahcY gene encoding adenosylhomocysteinase, with protein MSVNLQKVNGLDFAVADLGLAESGRHQIRLAEHEMPGLMATRREYADSKPLKGARIAGSLHMTVQTAVLIETLVELGADVRWVSCNIFSTQDEAAAAVVVGGGTADKPAGVPVFAWKGETLEDYWWCTNQLWEFGGGKLANMILDDGGDATLLVHKGVEFEAAGAVPQPTEDDPDEFKVVLSTLRKSLEQDAQRFTTLAKEIKGVTEETTTGVHKLVELVKSEELLFPAINVNDSVTKSKFDNKYGCRHSLVDGINRATDVLIGGKVAVIAGFGDVGKGSAESLRGQGARVIVTEIDPICALQAAMEGYEVKTLDEVVEFADIFITTTGNFDIITAEHMSRMKHQAIVGNIGHFDNEIDMAGLEKTPGVRKVEIKPQVHEFTFTDGHSILVLSEGRLLNLGNATGHPSFVMSNSFTNQTLAQIELWTKPGEYGKDVYVLPKLLDEKVARLHLDALGVNLTRMTKAQAEYIGVDVNGPYKPEHYRY; from the coding sequence ATGAGCGTTAATTTGCAGAAGGTCAATGGCCTCGATTTCGCCGTCGCTGATCTGGGACTGGCCGAGTCCGGTCGGCACCAGATCCGGCTGGCGGAGCATGAGATGCCGGGTTTGATGGCGACTCGCCGGGAGTATGCGGACTCGAAGCCGCTGAAGGGCGCGCGGATCGCAGGTTCGTTGCACATGACGGTGCAGACGGCGGTGCTCATCGAGACGCTGGTTGAGCTGGGCGCGGATGTGCGGTGGGTGTCGTGCAACATTTTCTCGACCCAGGACGAGGCCGCGGCGGCGGTCGTGGTCGGTGGCGGTACTGCGGACAAGCCTGCTGGTGTGCCGGTGTTCGCGTGGAAGGGTGAGACGCTCGAGGATTACTGGTGGTGCACCAACCAGCTCTGGGAGTTCGGCGGCGGCAAGCTCGCGAACATGATCCTGGACGATGGTGGTGACGCGACGCTGCTGGTGCACAAGGGTGTCGAGTTCGAGGCCGCGGGTGCGGTGCCGCAGCCGACTGAGGACGACCCGGACGAGTTCAAGGTCGTGCTGTCGACGCTGCGTAAGAGCCTGGAGCAGGATGCCCAGCGGTTCACGACGCTGGCGAAGGAGATCAAGGGCGTTACCGAGGAGACCACGACCGGTGTGCACAAGCTGGTCGAGTTGGTCAAGTCGGAGGAGCTGTTGTTCCCGGCGATCAATGTGAACGACTCGGTGACGAAGTCGAAGTTCGACAACAAGTACGGCTGCCGGCACTCGCTGGTCGATGGCATCAACCGCGCCACCGACGTGCTCATTGGTGGCAAGGTCGCGGTGATCGCCGGGTTCGGCGATGTCGGTAAGGGCTCGGCGGAGTCGCTGCGGGGCCAGGGTGCTCGGGTGATCGTCACCGAGATCGACCCGATCTGCGCGTTGCAGGCGGCGATGGAGGGCTACGAGGTCAAGACCTTGGACGAGGTCGTTGAGTTCGCGGACATCTTCATCACCACCACCGGGAACTTCGACATCATCACCGCTGAGCACATGAGCCGGATGAAGCATCAGGCGATCGTGGGCAATATCGGGCATTTCGACAACGAGATCGACATGGCGGGGTTGGAGAAGACTCCGGGTGTGCGGAAGGTCGAGATCAAGCCGCAGGTGCACGAGTTCACGTTCACCGATGGGCACTCGATCCTGGTGTTGTCCGAGGGCCGGTTGTTGAACCTGGGTAACGCGACCGGGCACCCGAGTTTCGTGATGTCGAACTCGTTCACGAACCAGACGCTGGCGCAGATCGAGTTGTGGACCAAGCCGGGTGAGTACGGCAAGGACGTGTACGTGCTGCCGAAGCTGCTGGACGAGAAGGTCGCCCGGCTGCACCTGGACGCGCTCGGGGTCAACCTCACCCGCATGACCAAGGCCCAGGCCGAGTACATCGGCGTCGACGTCAACGGGCCCTACAAACCCGAACACTACCGCTACTGA
- a CDS encoding serine aminopeptidase domain-containing protein — MLRSVANHVLTALLAVGLTASGCSSGGVRQEPELAPTRGSLSSAVELDHRRLPSARSEALITYGSANARDEPITVTGTVSVPAAPPPPRGWPVISWAHGTTGTADACAPSADRPGGPAHSYVGLVDQVLDRWVAAGYAVVQTDYEGLGTPGEHPYLNGVSEANTVVDIVRAARRANPGIGADWFAMGHSQGGQAALFAAAERVRSEVPLRAAVAIAPGGFQVDRTAEFFRARAGTPEVTAALPFLSPLLLGAVAADPGIAADELVADEIRPLLEVGRTGCQDDVREAAARMRPQRVFRDDAELGPLTAYLRSQDPSRLALGVPTLVLQGTDDALVGKPGTDQLVGMLCRRSAQVSYRVYDGAEHRQVLAESLPDAERFVDAVRAGRPPAGTCT; from the coding sequence ATGCTCCGGTCTGTCGCGAACCACGTGCTCACCGCGCTGCTCGCGGTCGGCTTGACCGCCTCCGGCTGCTCCTCCGGAGGTGTCCGGCAGGAGCCGGAGCTCGCCCCGACGCGGGGAAGCCTGTCGAGCGCGGTCGAGCTCGACCACCGAAGGCTGCCCAGCGCGCGCAGTGAAGCGCTGATCACCTACGGCTCCGCGAACGCGCGGGACGAGCCGATCACCGTGACGGGAACGGTCTCGGTTCCCGCCGCGCCACCACCACCGCGCGGCTGGCCGGTGATCAGCTGGGCGCACGGGACCACCGGCACCGCGGATGCCTGCGCCCCGTCCGCGGACCGCCCTGGCGGACCGGCGCACTCCTACGTCGGACTCGTCGACCAGGTTCTGGACCGCTGGGTCGCGGCCGGTTACGCGGTGGTGCAGACCGATTACGAGGGTCTCGGTACCCCCGGCGAGCACCCCTACCTCAACGGCGTGAGCGAGGCGAACACGGTCGTCGACATCGTGCGCGCCGCGCGGCGGGCGAACCCCGGCATCGGCGCGGACTGGTTCGCGATGGGGCACAGCCAAGGCGGCCAGGCGGCGCTGTTCGCGGCCGCCGAACGGGTTCGTTCGGAGGTGCCGCTGCGTGCCGCAGTGGCGATCGCGCCCGGCGGTTTCCAGGTGGACCGGACCGCGGAGTTCTTCCGCGCCCGGGCCGGAACTCCGGAGGTGACCGCCGCGCTGCCGTTCCTGTCCCCGCTGCTGCTCGGCGCGGTCGCGGCCGACCCCGGCATCGCCGCGGACGAGCTGGTCGCCGACGAGATCCGCCCGCTGCTCGAGGTCGGTCGCACCGGCTGCCAGGACGACGTCCGGGAGGCCGCGGCGCGGATGCGGCCCCAGCGGGTGTTCCGGGACGACGCCGAGCTCGGTCCGCTCACCGCGTACCTGCGCAGCCAGGATCCGAGCCGGTTGGCCCTCGGCGTACCGACGCTGGTCCTGCAGGGCACCGACGACGCGCTGGTCGGCAAGCCGGGGACGGATCAGCTCGTCGGAATGTTGTGCCGCCGTTCTGCGCAGGTCAGCTACCGGGTCTACGACGGTGCCGAGCACCGGCAGGTGCTGGCCGAGTCCCTGCCGGACGCCGAGCGGTTCGTGGACGCGGTCCGCGCCGGGCGGCCGCCTGCGGGCACGTGCACCTGA
- a CDS encoding TetR family transcriptional regulator, protein MPRIAEARTAAEPSSPGQVERRERILRAAAHIGAEKGLERVQMHEVAKDAGVAIGTLYRYFPSKTHLFTAVMADRVERFDERTRSGPDPAAEPAEAVAQVLVSASRELLRKPTLAVAMLQSSNTANAATVPDVGRIDRTFRDLILRVLGIRTPTAQDMALVRLLLQLWYGVLQASLNARVSIVDSESDIRMGAELLLAPRSNSCDRN, encoded by the coding sequence GTGCCGCGCATCGCCGAGGCGAGGACGGCTGCGGAGCCCAGCTCACCCGGCCAGGTCGAGCGGCGCGAGCGCATCCTGCGCGCCGCCGCGCACATCGGCGCGGAGAAGGGCCTCGAGCGGGTGCAGATGCACGAGGTGGCGAAGGACGCCGGGGTCGCCATCGGAACGCTCTACCGCTACTTCCCGTCCAAGACCCACCTGTTCACCGCGGTGATGGCCGACCGGGTCGAGCGCTTCGACGAGCGCACCCGGTCCGGTCCCGACCCGGCTGCCGAACCGGCGGAAGCGGTCGCGCAAGTCCTGGTCAGCGCCAGCCGGGAGCTGCTGCGCAAGCCAACGCTCGCGGTGGCCATGCTGCAGTCGTCGAACACCGCGAACGCCGCGACGGTGCCCGACGTCGGCCGGATCGACCGGACCTTCCGCGACCTGATCCTGCGGGTGCTGGGCATCCGGACGCCCACCGCGCAGGACATGGCGCTGGTGCGGTTGCTGCTGCAGCTCTGGTACGGCGTACTGCAGGCCAGCCTCAACGCGCGAGTGTCCATTGTGGACTCGGAGTCTGACATCCGGATGGGCGCCGAGCTGCTGCTGGCGCCGCGCTCGAACTCATGCGACCGGAACTGA
- the speG gene encoding spermidine N1-acetyltransferase: MTLRLRALEREDLPFVHGLTNNSQIMTYWFEEPYEALVELQDIYARHIHDTRERRFVIEVDGARGGLVELVEIDYIHRNAEFQIIVAPDHQGRGLATEATRRALDYAFSVLNMHKIYLLVSTENRKAIRVYEKLGFVVEGELKEEFFSAGRYHNALRMGVFQETHLGR; encoded by the coding sequence ATGACGCTTCGACTGCGCGCGCTGGAGCGCGAGGATCTGCCGTTCGTGCACGGGTTGACGAACAACTCGCAGATCATGACCTACTGGTTCGAGGAACCGTACGAAGCGCTGGTCGAGCTGCAGGACATCTACGCCCGGCACATCCACGACACGCGGGAGCGGCGGTTCGTGATCGAGGTGGACGGCGCGCGGGGCGGTCTGGTGGAACTGGTGGAGATCGACTACATCCACCGCAACGCGGAGTTCCAGATCATCGTCGCGCCGGATCACCAGGGGCGCGGGCTGGCCACCGAAGCGACTCGCAGAGCGCTGGACTACGCCTTCTCGGTGCTGAACATGCACAAGATCTACCTGCTGGTGAGCACCGAGAACCGCAAGGCGATCCGCGTCTACGAAAAGCTCGGATTCGTCGTGGAAGGCGAGCTGAAGGAGGAGTTCTTCTCCGCGGGCCGCTACCACAACGCGCTGCGGATGGGCGTTTTCCAGGAGACCCACTTGGGCCGATGA